The following nucleotide sequence is from Chromobacterium rhizoryzae.
CGGCGACGGCAGGCATTGAGTTTAGATTAATAGGAGATTTGGCTATAGCTCAGGAACGCGAAGCACGGATCAACGGCGAGATTACCGCCCGTGAAATTCGTCTGGTAGGTAAAGAAGGTGAGCAGATTGGTGTTGTCAGTCTGCGTGAGGCAATGGCGCTGGCGGAGGAAGGCGATGTGGATCTGGTGGAGATTTCCCCGACCGCGCAGCCTCCGGTATGCAAGCTGATGGACTACGGCAAGTACAAGTACGAGCAGTCCAAGAAGCGTCACGAAGCCAAGCAGAAGCAGAAACAGGTTCAGATCAAGGAAATCAAGTTCCGTCCGGGCACCGACGAC
It contains:
- the infC gene encoding translation initiation factor IF-3; translation: MAIAQEREARINGEITAREIRLVGKEGEQIGVVSLREAMALAEEGDVDLVEISPTAQPPVCKLMDYGKYKYEQSKKRHEAKQKQKQVQIKEIKFRPGTDDGDYNVKLRNLTRFLADGDKAKVTLRFRGREMAHQNIGLELLKRVEADLSEIAVVEQFPKLEGRQMVMMIAPKKK